A DNA window from Sphingopyxis macrogoltabida contains the following coding sequences:
- a CDS encoding ACP S-malonyltransferase — protein sequence MSARRSALVVAPGRGTYGKGELGSIARLHGQRFAGLIAGFDAQRRDRGQPTVTELDGADRFSVATHMRGDVAAPLIYAATALDWLSIDRDKYDVVAVAGNSMGWYSALALGGAVSVEDGFRISNAMGLNSQTHGPGGQILLQVVDEDWRPVPGLRERLFDLVADIGLRPGCALALSINLAGMLVFAGNEDGLAALLAETPPTPGRDPLRLAGHGPFHTPLMFGSSDKAKAELPASLFGAPAIPMVDGRGHIWRRFASDPDAVWDYTFGHQILAPYDFALSVQVAVKEYAPDVIILPGPGDTLGGAIAQSLIGIEWQGIRSKADFMARQAADPILLSMGRAEQRGLVAGS from the coding sequence ATGAGCGCGCGCAGAAGTGCGCTCGTCGTCGCCCCCGGCCGCGGTACCTATGGCAAGGGCGAACTCGGCAGCATCGCGCGGCTGCACGGGCAGCGTTTTGCGGGGTTGATTGCCGGCTTCGATGCGCAGCGCCGCGACCGCGGCCAGCCGACGGTCACCGAACTCGACGGCGCCGACCGTTTCAGCGTCGCGACGCATATGCGCGGCGATGTCGCGGCGCCGCTGATCTATGCTGCGACCGCGCTCGACTGGCTCAGCATCGATCGCGACAAATATGATGTCGTCGCGGTCGCGGGCAATTCGATGGGCTGGTACAGCGCGCTCGCGCTCGGCGGCGCCGTTTCGGTCGAGGACGGCTTCCGCATTTCGAATGCGATGGGGCTCAACAGCCAGACGCACGGCCCCGGCGGGCAGATCCTGCTGCAGGTCGTCGACGAGGATTGGCGCCCCGTTCCCGGCCTGCGCGAGAGGCTTTTCGATCTTGTCGCCGACATCGGCTTGCGCCCCGGCTGTGCGCTCGCGCTGTCGATCAATCTGGCGGGCATGCTGGTCTTCGCGGGAAATGAAGACGGGCTCGCCGCGCTGCTCGCCGAAACGCCGCCGACCCCGGGGCGCGATCCGCTGCGCCTCGCGGGTCACGGTCCCTTCCACACGCCGCTGATGTTCGGCAGTTCGGACAAGGCGAAGGCCGAATTGCCCGCCTCGCTGTTCGGCGCGCCCGCGATCCCGATGGTCGATGGCCGCGGTCATATCTGGCGCCGCTTCGCGAGCGATCCGGACGCGGTCTGGGATTACACCTTCGGCCACCAGATTCTTGCGCCCTATGATTTCGCGCTGTCGGTGCAGGTGGCGGTGAAGGAATATGCGCCCGACGTGATCATCCTGCCCGGCCCCGGCGACACGCTCGGCGGCGCGATCGCGCAGTCGCTGATCGGCATCGAATGGCAGGGCATCCGCAGCAAGGCCGACTTCATGGCGCGGCAGGCGGCCGATCCGATCCTGTTGTCGATGGGGCGCGCCGAACAGCGCGGGCTGGTCGCGGGAAGTTAG
- a CDS encoding response regulator transcription factor, producing MLRTGAEADRIALGLPRPARQQGGVSDHGGHIHLVLPDPTERAACFRALAAGSSRIVRSFADADAWLEAEAEHEGGLLLFHWRQPGPTSGAALLERIAGRANTTIFVAADRLSIAESRAILRGGAQDLLPAPLDPRLVRRAVDRSLGDWHLRQDALTRHRDAEMRLAALTPRERDIVGAIAAGLGNKAIARRLDLSPRTVEVHRANIMRRAQVGSVAELLRLQFIAESAGEPPNPIRFGA from the coding sequence TTGCTCCGAACTGGCGCCGAAGCCGACCGGATCGCGCTGGGCTTGCCGCGCCCGGCACGGCAGCAGGGCGGGGTGAGCGATCATGGGGGCCATATCCATCTCGTCCTGCCGGACCCGACCGAGCGCGCGGCCTGTTTTCGCGCGCTCGCGGCGGGCAGCAGCCGGATCGTGCGCAGCTTTGCGGATGCCGACGCCTGGCTCGAGGCCGAAGCCGAGCATGAAGGCGGCCTGTTGCTGTTCCACTGGCGTCAGCCGGGCCCGACGAGCGGCGCCGCGCTGCTCGAGCGGATCGCGGGGCGCGCCAACACGACGATTTTCGTCGCCGCCGACCGGCTGAGCATCGCAGAATCGCGTGCGATCCTGCGCGGCGGGGCGCAGGACCTGCTTCCCGCCCCGCTCGACCCGCGGCTTGTCCGCCGCGCCGTCGACCGCTCGCTCGGCGACTGGCACCTCCGGCAGGATGCGCTGACCCGGCATCGCGACGCCGAAATGCGGCTCGCCGCGCTGACGCCGCGCGAACGCGATATCGTCGGCGCGATCGCCGCGGGGCTCGGCAACAAGGCGATCGCCCGCCGCCTAGACCTCAGCCCGCGGACGGTCGAGGTGCACCGCGCCAACATCATGCGGCGCGCGCAGGTCGGCAGCGTCGCCGAACTGCTGCGATTGCAATTCATCGCCGAATCGGCCGGCGAACCGCCGAACCCCATCCGTTTCGGCGCATAA